The following are encoded in a window of Harmonia axyridis chromosome 7, icHarAxyr1.1, whole genome shotgun sequence genomic DNA:
- the LOC123685369 gene encoding uncharacterized protein LOC123685369, with protein sequence MEEREVTIEMQEREEIIKMKDCKLCKNEETLEYHLGKFLHARVKGRIFMKVIIELIYQLFQEGKDYVQILHILNKAPNIKAIIRAFSPNREFISPVRVKRSKEFAINHLKLLMWELRHYVSITINYIICSQYDRANSHRGIHKFNSIFSHARHTTISHHNHNPIHRSITRIPSHAQNIRTTHAPLSRTKHAPLSRTTDALHTRTSTIIFRSLVAFNLADTTRIRYDGTTKPCYNYKVLTMLKENYGFKCHREFHLGGSGNHNTFVIALHESAKIPVGIKQYFVKKVLQAGLDALGPETKTQTHGIPQGICCDGTQSLKVFAEDAPTVWRRVDAFVRDKRTLANDIVESGEETMHRNYNPDFKFYTVCFMYYRCKNGILAEPESVTDTLRSMISSNDTTSILLIQLHFGTVLYHPTLPLFLHFPTALRKLSKAKEKTFYRCHNGYITCKTPFIGDRFENISYFLFILC encoded by the exons ATGGAAGAGAGAGAAGTGACAATAGAAATGCAAGAGAGAGAAG AGATAATAAAGATGAAAGATTGCAAACTGTGCAAAAATGAAGAAACGCTGGAGTACCATTTGGGCAAGTTTCTTCATGCGAGGGTTAAAGGGAGGATTTTCATGAAGGTGATTATCGAGCTCATATATCAGTTATTTCAAGAAGGGAAGGACTATGTACAAATActacatatattgaacaaagcTCCTAACATAAAGGCCATCATAAGGGCCTTCTCCCCAAATAGGGAGTTTATTTCTCCGGTGAGGGTGAAGAGATCTAAAGAGTTCGCCATTAATCACTTAAAACTGTTGATG TGGGAACTTCGCCATTACGTAAGTATAAcaattaattatattatatgtagTCAATACGACAGAGCAAATTCTCATAGAGGTAttcataaattcaacagcatCTTCAGTCACGCCCGTCACACCACAATCAGTCACCACAACCACAACCCAATCCATAGAAGCATCACCAGGATCCCCAGTCACGCCCAGAACATCAGGACCACACACGCCCCCCTCAGCAGGACCAAACACGCCCCCCTCAGCAGGACCACAGACGCCCTACACACCAGAACCAGCACCATCATCTTCAG ATCCCTGGTCGCTTTCAATCTGGCTGACACTACACGTATAAGATACGATGGTACGACGAAACCTTGTTACAATTACAAGGTGTTGACGATGCTGAAGGAGAATTACGGCTTCAAGTGCCATCGTGAATTCCACCTAGGAGGCTCAGGTAACCATAACACATTCGTCATCGCATTGCACGAGTCGGCGAAAATACCGGTCGGTATAAAGCAATATTTCGTAAAGAAAGTGCTGCAAGCCGGACTGGACGCACTGGGCCCAGAGACGAAAACCCAAACGCACGGCATACCCCAAGGTATATGCTGCGACGGAACACAGTCGTTGAAGGTATTTGCTGAAGACGCGCCCACCGTTTGGCGACGAGTCGACGCCTTCGTCCGAGATAAACGTACGTTGGCGAACGACATCGTCGAAAGCGGTGAGGAAACGATGCACCGGAATTATAATCcagattttaaattttacacGGTATGTTTTATGTATTATCGATGTAAGAACGGCATATTGGCCGAACCGGAAAGCGTTACCGATACTTTAAGATCGATGATCTCATCGAACGATACGACATCGATACTACTGATACAATTGCATTTTGGGACGGTGTTATACCACCCGACCTTGCCTCTCTTCTTACATTTCCCTACGGCCCTTCGGAAATTATCGAAAGCTAAAGAGAAAACATTTTACAGATGTCATAACGGATATATCACTTGCAAGACGCCTTTTATCGGAGATCGATTCGAAAACATCAGTTATTTCCTATTTATATTATGTTAA